The following proteins come from a genomic window of Paenibacillus spongiae:
- a CDS encoding LysR family transcriptional regulator, protein MDLNDLNIFQTVAKHESVSKAALELNYVQSNVTARIKLLEKELQTPLFYRHKRGMILNTEGKRLLEHSREILSKMEELKRAFQDKTNPSGVLEIGIVETVIALPEILSSYNSKYPDVELSLKAGVTDQLLQEVVDMKLDGAFVTGPIRHPLIDQVEVIQEKLVLVTKGSGFSVEDITTKPLLLYNKGCGYRGRLESWMKVEGIIPKQVMEFGTFGTIIGSVAAGIGITILPESSVADLAANGTVFCHRIPEPYREVTTIFIRRKDAYLTNTLQCFIDEIEARTGQALARQPELT, encoded by the coding sequence TTGGATCTCAATGATTTGAACATCTTTCAGACCGTGGCGAAGCATGAAAGTGTCAGTAAAGCGGCATTGGAGCTCAATTATGTCCAATCCAATGTGACGGCCAGAATTAAGCTGCTGGAGAAAGAGCTCCAGACGCCCTTGTTTTACCGGCACAAACGGGGGATGATCTTGAACACGGAAGGCAAGCGGCTGCTGGAGCATTCGCGTGAGATCCTATCCAAGATGGAAGAGCTGAAGCGTGCCTTCCAAGACAAAACGAATCCTTCCGGCGTCCTCGAAATCGGGATCGTGGAGACCGTGATTGCCCTGCCGGAGATATTATCCTCGTACAACAGCAAGTATCCGGACGTTGAACTGTCGTTGAAGGCCGGCGTCACCGATCAGCTGCTGCAAGAGGTTGTGGACATGAAGCTGGACGGTGCGTTCGTTACGGGACCGATCAGGCATCCGTTAATCGATCAGGTTGAGGTTATTCAAGAGAAGCTGGTGCTTGTTACCAAGGGAAGCGGCTTCTCCGTGGAGGATATTACCACGAAGCCTCTGCTGCTTTACAATAAGGGCTGCGGCTATCGCGGAAGACTGGAGAGCTGGATGAAGGTGGAGGGAATTATCCCGAAGCAGGTCATGGAGTTTGGAACGTTCGGGACCATTATCGGCAGTGTAGCGGCCGGTATTGGCATCACGATACTCCCCGAATCCTCCGTTGCCGATCTGGCTGCCAATGGCACCGTGTTCTGTCACCGCATACCGGAGCCTTACCGGGAAGTGACAACGATTTTTATCCGGCGCAAAGACGCTTATCTAACGAACACCCTGCAATGCTTTATAGACGAAATTGAGGCCCGAACGGGCCAGGCGCTTGCGCGGCAGCCGGAACTGACATAG
- a CDS encoding sensor histidine kinase, with protein sequence MNMRRMLLIVIPALFILNNAVFFFIFQSGRTVQQSYNVMMDRVLLYKQADEQTKGSLRAINAYLQNRSENNLAIYKKTRDELNRLLISLSAQNTIPATGLINRSYRNMLQTFIEQEADIIGALNSSSPLAYADYYEAAERTAAFLQEEGYRLIDLELSYYQPLYKQILTQTDVMNRWGMAILILNTAISVMLAYRISLRITRPIKQLVETAQDIARGNFQAAPPPIGANNEFAILSEAFVHMQDNLKKLIEKEKESLEKDRLVKELELAVLQNQIHPHFLYNSLNVLSKLALLEGAEQTSDLTVSLSNLLRYNLRKLDRPVTLRDEVDHAKEYFIIQQARFRERIRFVTDIEEGGLDVLVPVLTLQPLLENIFVHGIEGMEEGAVVKLTIACKMDEVWVAISDNGIGMSEEVRESLLHYDSETLPDPGGREKGHSTGLGTRNVFKRLELFYGKKDMISIQSEPGQGTTVTIRIPAAGKEDRHVPPADRR encoded by the coding sequence ATGAATATGCGCAGGATGCTGCTAATCGTCATACCGGCGCTATTCATTCTGAATAATGCGGTCTTCTTCTTCATCTTCCAAAGCGGAAGAACGGTGCAGCAAAGCTATAATGTGATGATGGACCGGGTATTGCTGTACAAGCAGGCAGACGAACAAACGAAGGGGAGCCTTCGCGCAATTAATGCTTACCTGCAGAATCGAAGTGAAAACAATCTTGCAATCTACAAGAAGACGCGGGATGAATTGAACCGTCTGCTTATTAGCTTGTCGGCGCAGAACACGATTCCGGCTACCGGCCTCATCAACCGCAGTTACCGCAATATGCTGCAAACCTTTATCGAGCAGGAGGCCGATATCATCGGGGCGTTGAACAGTTCATCCCCTTTGGCCTACGCGGATTATTACGAAGCGGCGGAGCGGACGGCAGCCTTCCTTCAGGAGGAGGGCTACCGTCTCATCGACCTGGAGCTGAGCTATTACCAGCCGCTGTATAAGCAAATCCTAACTCAGACGGATGTCATGAATCGATGGGGCATGGCTATTCTTATTCTAAATACGGCGATCAGCGTCATGCTGGCCTATCGGATATCGCTTCGCATTACAAGGCCCATTAAGCAGTTAGTCGAGACCGCGCAAGATATTGCAAGAGGCAACTTCCAAGCTGCCCCTCCCCCGATAGGCGCCAATAATGAGTTCGCGATCTTGTCCGAAGCCTTCGTCCATATGCAGGACAATTTGAAGAAGCTGATCGAGAAGGAGAAAGAAAGCTTGGAGAAGGACCGGCTGGTCAAGGAGCTGGAGCTGGCCGTGCTGCAGAATCAAATCCATCCTCATTTCCTCTACAATTCCTTGAATGTACTGTCCAAGCTGGCCCTGCTGGAGGGGGCGGAGCAGACGAGCGATCTGACCGTATCGTTGTCCAATCTGCTTCGTTACAACCTGCGGAAGCTGGACCGTCCGGTAACGCTCCGTGATGAGGTGGACCATGCGAAGGAATATTTCATTATCCAACAAGCCCGTTTCCGCGAACGCATCCGGTTCGTCACGGATATTGAGGAGGGTGGACTGGACGTTCTCGTACCGGTGTTGACGCTGCAGCCTCTATTGGAAAATATCTTCGTCCACGGCATCGAGGGCATGGAGGAAGGGGCTGTTGTTAAGCTGACGATTGCCTGCAAGATGGATGAGGTATGGGTCGCCATATCGGATAACGGTATCGGCATGAGCGAAGAGGTCCGCGAATCGCTGCTTCACTATGATTCGGAAACCCTGCCGGATCCGGGAGGGCGAGAGAAGGGGCATTCAACGGGGCTAGGAACACGCAACGTATTCAAGCGGTTGGAATTGTTTTACGGGAAGAAGGATATGATAAGCATTCAAAGTGAGCCGGGACAAGGGACGACGGTTACGATACGGATTCCAGCCGCAGGGAAGGAGGACAGGCATGTACCGCCTGCTGATCGCAGATGA
- a CDS encoding DMT family transporter produces MFKKQIILGSLLCLIASMSWGAMFPVAHLALQQIDPFYFSFIRYVIVAVILSAMLWFKEGRASFRFEGRGKALLIYGTMAFTVYNMFVFLGQQLMGEPGTVAASIMEVLMPMISILVVWITTRKAPKASMLTSVAIALAGALLVITKGELAFFMMAGQNLMPLLLIFVGVVGWVVYSMGGSRFGDWSILRYSTLTCLLGSAVSGVIVTLASAFQLLPVPTWDTIFSIKYEMSFMVLVPGLAALLSWNAGIKLLTPLNGILFINFVPITTFIIMAFQGYRISSYEIIGTLLIIFALIRHNALQRKSVRGRQNRRSFTPARDAAGDIVKTAQ; encoded by the coding sequence ATGTTCAAGAAGCAAATCATCCTCGGTTCCTTGCTGTGCCTTATCGCAAGCATGTCGTGGGGGGCTATGTTCCCCGTCGCACACCTCGCTTTACAGCAAATCGATCCTTTCTACTTCTCGTTTATCCGATACGTAATCGTAGCAGTCATCCTCAGCGCAATGTTGTGGTTTAAGGAAGGGAGAGCTTCGTTCCGCTTCGAGGGACGGGGCAAAGCTCTGCTTATCTATGGAACGATGGCTTTCACGGTTTATAATATGTTCGTCTTCCTCGGACAGCAGCTCATGGGCGAGCCCGGCACAGTCGCCGCCTCCATCATGGAAGTGCTCATGCCCATGATTTCGATCCTGGTCGTCTGGATTACTACGCGAAAAGCGCCCAAAGCGTCCATGCTCACAAGCGTAGCTATTGCGCTTGCCGGTGCCTTGCTGGTGATCACCAAGGGGGAGCTGGCATTCTTCATGATGGCAGGACAGAATCTTATGCCGCTGCTGCTTATATTTGTGGGCGTTGTCGGGTGGGTCGTGTACTCCATGGGAGGAAGCCGGTTTGGCGACTGGTCGATACTGCGCTATTCAACGTTGACCTGCTTGCTGGGAAGCGCCGTATCCGGTGTTATCGTAACCCTTGCTTCGGCTTTCCAGCTGCTTCCCGTTCCCACCTGGGACACGATTTTCTCAATTAAGTATGAAATGTCCTTCATGGTCTTAGTGCCGGGACTCGCCGCCTTGCTAAGCTGGAATGCAGGAATCAAATTGTTGACCCCGCTTAACGGGATCTTGTTTATCAATTTCGTTCCCATTACCACATTCATTATTATGGCGTTCCAAGGCTACCGGATCAGCAGCTACGAAATCATCGGGACGCTGCTCATTATCTTTGCCCTCATACGTCACAATGCGCTCCAGCGAAAATCCGTTCGCGGCCGCCAGAATCGCAGGTCCTTTACGCCCGCTCGCGATGCTGCTGGTGATATCGTGAAGACTGCACAATAA
- a CDS encoding substrate-binding domain-containing protein, giving the protein MSKRNWAPGLIALLLVCCYVLVLVKFFSSTLAIDRLVRQIEPGKAEAATLKHVVLIAQELDNPFWRMVEQGASEAAGQLGMRIDYMGPIRINPSEQMTLLAKSIAARPDAIVLQGISDPDYDRLINQAAEQGIPVIAVDADEPGSRRLAYVGTDNREAGRRMGELVVKGAGGNGRIGVIIGSERADNQRHRLEGFRSVIAMTPGYEIMDVRSSNISRIQAAQQAEAMLHEHKRIGTIVGFSALDAPGILEGIRASGHTDVRVFGFDEVEETRRGLTEGEIQAAIVQQPCEMGAKSVHLLAQYFKGRTTLPERHYIPIHIVDGERMKRAAGSP; this is encoded by the coding sequence ATGTCAAAACGAAACTGGGCGCCGGGGCTGATCGCCCTGCTTCTTGTTTGCTGCTATGTGCTTGTGCTCGTTAAGTTCTTCTCTTCCACGCTTGCAATCGATCGTCTGGTTCGGCAGATTGAGCCGGGCAAGGCTGAAGCAGCCACTTTGAAGCATGTGGTGCTTATTGCGCAGGAGCTCGATAATCCATTCTGGCGAATGGTGGAGCAGGGGGCAAGCGAAGCGGCAGGCCAGCTGGGGATGAGGATCGATTACATGGGGCCGATCCGGATCAACCCCTCCGAGCAAATGACATTACTTGCGAAATCCATCGCCGCCAGACCCGATGCGATCGTGCTGCAGGGGATATCCGATCCCGATTATGATCGGCTGATTAACCAAGCGGCGGAGCAAGGAATTCCCGTTATCGCCGTGGATGCCGATGAGCCGGGAAGCCGGCGGCTGGCTTACGTAGGAACGGATAACCGGGAAGCGGGCAGGCGGATGGGGGAGCTTGTCGTGAAGGGTGCAGGCGGAAACGGCCGAATCGGTGTCATTATCGGCAGTGAGCGCGCAGATAATCAGCGGCATCGGCTGGAGGGCTTCCGATCGGTTATCGCCATGACGCCCGGATACGAAATCATGGATGTTCGTTCCTCCAATATTTCGCGCATTCAGGCTGCTCAACAGGCGGAGGCGATGCTGCATGAGCACAAGCGGATTGGAACCATCGTCGGCTTCAGCGCTCTGGATGCACCGGGCATTCTGGAAGGGATAAGAGCCTCCGGTCATACAGATGTGCGCGTATTCGGCTTCGATGAAGTAGAGGAGACTCGTCGGGGTCTGACTGAAGGGGAGATCCAGGCAGCTATTGTGCAGCAGCCCTGCGAAATGGGCGCGAAGTCCGTTCATTTATTAGCCCAATATTTCAAGGGGAGAACAACATTGCCGGAGCGGCACTATATCCCGATTCACATTGTCGATGGCGAGCGGATGAAGCGGGCTGCGGGCAGCCCATGA
- a CDS encoding MFS transporter: MSFGHKRSTLALLALAISAFAIGTTEFISVGLLPLISEDLNIAVTTSALTVSLYALGVTLGAPVLTSLTITLPRKTLLFWVMIVFIAGNSLAAAANGIGVLLAARVISALSHGVFMSIGSTIAADLVPENRRASAIAIMFSGLTVATVTGVPLGTWIGQQWGWRAAFIGIVAIGLAAFIANLILIPSDLRRGTKTPLRHQMKLVTNGRLLLAFAITAIGYGGTFVVFTYLSPLLRDITGFREPAAAIILLVYGVAIAIGNVIGGKAANRKPLSALFYMFIVQAVVLLILTFTIPYKIAGLITIFFMGLFAFMNVPGLQVYVVMLAERYAPKSLDVASAVNIAAFNAGIAIGAYLGGIVTDSIGLIHTPWVGSLMVAGAVILTGWARSLKRKDEAKSRCVSASCLEVY, encoded by the coding sequence ATGTCATTCGGTCATAAGAGAAGTACGTTAGCGCTCCTTGCGCTAGCGATAAGTGCTTTTGCGATTGGGACTACCGAATTCATTAGCGTAGGGCTTCTCCCCCTTATTTCTGAGGACCTGAATATAGCGGTAACTACGTCCGCATTAACCGTTTCGTTATATGCTTTGGGAGTAACCCTGGGAGCTCCCGTATTAACGTCTTTAACGATTACGTTGCCTCGCAAGACACTATTGTTTTGGGTTATGATTGTTTTTATAGCGGGCAACAGTCTGGCCGCAGCTGCGAACGGGATTGGCGTTCTGCTGGCAGCCCGCGTCATCTCCGCGCTATCGCACGGCGTATTCATGTCGATTGGCTCTACGATCGCGGCCGACCTCGTACCCGAGAACCGCAGAGCCAGCGCAATTGCAATCATGTTCTCGGGGCTGACGGTGGCCACCGTTACAGGAGTACCCTTGGGTACATGGATCGGACAGCAGTGGGGGTGGAGAGCTGCCTTTATCGGAATCGTTGCGATCGGCCTGGCAGCCTTCATTGCCAATTTGATCTTGATCCCTTCCGATTTGCGCAGAGGAACCAAGACGCCCCTTCGTCATCAGATGAAGCTGGTTACGAATGGGCGGTTGCTGCTTGCCTTCGCCATTACCGCCATCGGGTACGGAGGCACCTTTGTCGTCTTCACTTATTTATCCCCTCTGCTGCGCGATATAACCGGATTTAGAGAACCTGCAGCGGCAATCATTCTGCTTGTCTACGGAGTGGCCATAGCCATCGGCAATGTAATTGGAGGAAAAGCTGCCAACCGCAAGCCTCTGTCTGCCTTGTTCTATATGTTTATCGTACAAGCCGTCGTGCTCCTTATTCTGACGTTCACCATCCCGTACAAAATCGCCGGATTGATTACTATTTTCTTTATGGGCTTGTTTGCATTCATGAATGTACCGGGATTGCAAGTGTATGTGGTTATGCTGGCCGAGCGTTATGCGCCCAAATCATTAGATGTAGCTTCTGCCGTCAATATTGCGGCGTTTAATGCCGGGATTGCGATCGGGGCATACTTGGGTGGGATTGTGACAGACTCGATTGGTCTAATTCATACTCCATGGGTGGGGTCACTGATGGTTGCTGGTGCCGTCATTTTAACCGGTTGGGCACGTTCGTTGAAACGAAAAGACGAAGCGAAAAGCAGGTGCGTGTCTGCTTCTTGTTTAGAGGTTTATTGA
- a CDS encoding winged helix-turn-helix transcriptional regulator: protein MVKKKYNISVEATLEVIGGKWKCVILCHLTYGKKRTSDLKRLMPAITQKMLIQQLRELEQDGIVNRISYNQVPPKVEYELSEYGWSLKSILDSLCAWGETHIIKHYGDKFAVLEDNVLNH from the coding sequence GTGGTCAAGAAGAAATATAATATTTCCGTGGAAGCAACCCTGGAGGTGATTGGAGGTAAATGGAAATGCGTCATCCTCTGTCATCTAACCTATGGCAAAAAAAGAACAAGCGATTTGAAACGTCTTATGCCTGCCATCACGCAAAAAATGCTGATCCAGCAATTAAGGGAATTGGAGCAAGACGGCATCGTAAATCGGATCAGCTATAATCAGGTCCCGCCGAAAGTGGAATATGAGCTAAGCGAATACGGATGGAGCTTGAAATCTATACTGGATTCCCTATGCGCATGGGGCGAAACTCACATTATTAAGCACTACGGCGATAAATTTGCCGTCTTAGAAGATAATGTCCTCAATCATTAG
- a CDS encoding AraC family transcriptional regulator — translation MYRLLIADDEALEREGIEWIVKRMMPDTFEIIHAENGRTAIRKAEEFHPHIIMMDIRMPGIQGLEALKEIKAQHPNVKMVLVTAYEYFEYAKEALSLGVHEYLVKPAKRDQIALLLQRLVVEIEQEQRRRNDELAVRDKLFQLLPLAETELALIFMTDQVNEVELEHLADMLEISIGHGCALVLALPELGAEKKKIYETVKNAAKGIVKERLGCAVSSMVHRHMAVFLLDKLQTGDKVLREEAFHLGSELVDVLERHGIAITVGIGSVGAGIEGIRRSYYEGVFASTYDNQGRSLHRFEDLNLSSAEGNGEHANPSVTDSGTESAYVEQAINQIREEREQRTGNVLDKAVSFIRERYLEELSLEDVADHVHLNSYYFSKVFKQQTGETFIDYVTRLRIGKAKELMKDGQLSLKEVCYQVGYKDPNYFSRVFKKVTGVTPSEHRIQLQ, via the coding sequence ATGTACCGCCTGCTGATCGCAGATGATGAAGCGCTGGAGAGGGAAGGCATCGAGTGGATCGTGAAGCGGATGATGCCGGATACCTTCGAGATTATTCACGCTGAGAATGGCCGTACCGCCATTCGAAAGGCGGAGGAATTCCATCCTCACATCATTATGATGGATATTCGAATGCCGGGTATTCAAGGCCTGGAAGCGTTAAAAGAAATCAAGGCACAACATCCGAATGTCAAGATGGTCCTGGTTACCGCTTATGAATATTTCGAGTATGCCAAGGAGGCGCTTTCTCTTGGGGTACACGAATATTTGGTGAAGCCGGCCAAGCGGGATCAGATCGCCCTGCTCCTGCAGCGGTTGGTGGTTGAGATTGAGCAAGAACAACGAAGGCGCAATGATGAGCTGGCGGTAAGGGACAAGCTCTTCCAATTGCTCCCGCTGGCGGAAACGGAATTAGCCTTGATATTCATGACCGATCAGGTGAATGAAGTCGAATTGGAGCATCTTGCCGATATGCTGGAGATCTCCATCGGTCACGGCTGTGCGCTCGTGCTTGCGCTGCCTGAATTAGGTGCGGAGAAGAAGAAGATCTATGAGACGGTGAAAAATGCGGCAAAAGGGATCGTCAAGGAACGGCTCGGGTGCGCGGTCAGCTCTATGGTTCATCGCCATATGGCCGTATTCCTTCTCGATAAGCTGCAGACCGGGGACAAGGTTCTAAGGGAAGAGGCGTTTCATTTGGGCAGCGAGCTGGTCGATGTCCTGGAGCGGCACGGCATCGCCATCACAGTAGGCATCGGATCCGTCGGAGCGGGAATAGAAGGAATCCGGAGATCTTATTACGAAGGCGTATTTGCTTCGACGTATGATAACCAAGGGAGGAGCCTGCACCGCTTCGAGGATTTGAACCTCTCTTCTGCAGAGGGGAACGGAGAGCATGCGAACCCGTCCGTAACAGACTCTGGCACGGAGAGCGCCTATGTGGAACAGGCCATCAATCAGATCCGCGAGGAACGCGAGCAGCGGACCGGGAATGTGCTGGACAAAGCCGTATCGTTCATCCGGGAGAGATACTTGGAGGAGCTTTCGCTCGAAGATGTGGCCGATCATGTCCACTTGAATTCGTATTATTTCAGCAAAGTATTCAAGCAGCAAACCGGAGAAACGTTTATCGACTATGTGACAAGACTGCGCATTGGAAAGGCCAAAGAACTCATGAAGGACGGCCAGCTCAGCTTGAAGGAGGTTTGTTACCAGGTGGGCTACAAGGATCCTAATTATTTCAGCCGCGTGTTTAAGAAGGTTACCGGGGTAACGCCATCCGAGCATCGCATTCAGCTTCAATAG
- a CDS encoding sugar porter family MFS transporter, whose product MKFVTLVSMVAALGGLLFGFDTAVVSGAIGFMKERFDLNELQVGWAVSSLIIGCIAGAASAGVLSERLGRKKTLIAAAVLFIIGSLGSAIPSTFNGYIIARIIGGIGIGLTSTLCPLYNAEIAPAKYRGRLVALNQLATVTGIFLVYFINMWIAGMGDDAWDVSTAWRWMFGFGVLPGVVFLVLLFFVPESPRWLIKQGRAEESLPILLRIHGETLAKQEVLDIKESFKQENGSIRQLFSPALRLALIVGVGLAILQQVTGINAIMYYAPEIFKQTGAGTNAALIQTILVGFINFVFTILAIWLIDKVGRKALLLVGSSVMTICLAVIGLAFQTGHASGPLVLVFILLYVAAFAVSLGPVVWVVMSEIFPNRIRGKATAIASMALWAADYVVSQAFPPMLASSGPAITFWTFGIMALVTFVFTWRVIPETKGKSLEEIESLWAPDKA is encoded by the coding sequence ATGAAGTTTGTGACGCTAGTATCGATGGTAGCTGCTCTCGGCGGACTGTTATTCGGGTTTGATACGGCCGTTGTGTCGGGTGCGATCGGGTTTATGAAAGAGCGCTTCGACTTGAATGAGCTGCAGGTAGGCTGGGCGGTCTCAAGCTTGATTATCGGCTGTATCGCCGGGGCTGCCAGCGCTGGCGTGCTCAGCGAGAGGCTCGGAAGGAAGAAGACGCTCATTGCGGCTGCGGTTCTGTTTATTATCGGGTCGCTTGGCTCAGCCATTCCGTCTACGTTCAATGGCTATATTATCGCACGAATCATTGGAGGAATAGGGATCGGCCTTACGTCTACGCTGTGCCCGCTCTATAATGCCGAGATTGCGCCGGCCAAATACCGCGGACGTCTCGTAGCGCTCAACCAGCTGGCCACCGTTACAGGCATTTTTCTCGTTTATTTTATTAACATGTGGATAGCTGGGATGGGCGACGATGCTTGGGATGTGTCTACGGCATGGCGGTGGATGTTCGGATTCGGCGTTCTTCCCGGGGTGGTGTTCCTCGTACTGCTGTTCTTCGTGCCCGAAAGCCCAAGATGGCTGATCAAGCAGGGAAGGGCGGAGGAATCTCTGCCGATCTTGCTTCGTATTCATGGCGAGACATTGGCCAAACAAGAAGTGCTGGACATCAAGGAGTCTTTCAAGCAAGAGAACGGCTCGATCCGCCAATTATTCAGTCCTGCCTTGAGACTGGCTCTTATTGTCGGCGTTGGACTGGCTATACTGCAGCAGGTTACCGGCATTAATGCCATTATGTACTATGCGCCGGAAATCTTTAAGCAGACCGGAGCAGGAACGAATGCCGCGCTGATTCAGACCATTCTGGTCGGTTTCATAAACTTTGTCTTTACGATTCTTGCGATTTGGCTCATCGATAAAGTCGGACGCAAGGCATTATTGCTCGTCGGTTCTTCGGTCATGACGATCTGTCTGGCAGTAATCGGACTGGCCTTCCAAACGGGGCATGCTTCAGGGCCGCTGGTACTCGTCTTTATCTTATTGTACGTAGCTGCCTTCGCGGTATCGCTTGGACCGGTCGTCTGGGTCGTGATGTCCGAGATCTTCCCCAACCGCATTCGGGGCAAAGCGACCGCGATCGCTTCCATGGCGCTGTGGGCTGCCGATTATGTCGTGTCGCAGGCATTCCCGCCGATGCTTGCCTCTTCTGGCCCGGCGATCACCTTCTGGACCTTCGGCATCATGGCGCTCGTTACGTTCGTCTTCACCTGGCGCGTGATTCCCGAGACGAAGGGCAAATCGCTGGAGGAGATCGAGTCGCTGTGGGCGCCGGATAAGGCCTAA
- a CDS encoding aldo/keto reductase produces MAKHIQDTTTLHNGVRMPWLGLGVWKVEEGAGLVDAVKAAVKQGYRSIDTAAVYGNEKSVGQAIREVIAETGIAREDLFITSKVWNSDQGYESTLAAYETSLNKLGLDYLDLYLVHWPVKGKYEETWRALETLYNEKRVKAIGVSNFHVHHFETLLKNATIKPMVNQVEFHPQLAQQELLNYCKEQNIQMEAWSPLAQGQLLNDPILQEIADKYGKTTAQVILRWDLQHGVITIPKSVNEQRIIENASLFDFELSQEDVARIDGLNQNLRVGPDPDNFNF; encoded by the coding sequence ATCGCGAAGCATATCCAAGATACGACGACGCTGCATAACGGGGTTCGGATGCCTTGGCTCGGACTCGGCGTGTGGAAAGTAGAAGAAGGCGCAGGGCTGGTCGATGCCGTGAAGGCCGCCGTCAAGCAAGGCTACCGCAGTATCGATACCGCGGCTGTGTACGGCAATGAGAAGAGCGTCGGACAAGCGATCCGGGAAGTCATAGCCGAGACGGGTATTGCCCGAGAGGACCTATTCATTACCTCCAAGGTGTGGAACAGCGATCAAGGCTACGAATCCACGCTTGCTGCTTACGAGACAAGCTTGAATAAGCTGGGGCTGGACTATCTGGATTTATATCTCGTTCACTGGCCTGTCAAAGGGAAGTATGAGGAAACCTGGAGGGCGCTTGAGACGCTGTATAACGAGAAGCGAGTCAAGGCTATTGGGGTCAGCAACTTCCACGTCCATCATTTCGAGACGTTATTGAAGAACGCTACGATTAAACCGATGGTGAACCAAGTGGAATTCCATCCGCAATTAGCGCAGCAGGAATTGCTGAACTATTGCAAGGAACAGAATATTCAGATGGAAGCCTGGTCTCCGTTAGCGCAAGGCCAGCTGCTTAACGATCCTATCCTGCAGGAAATCGCCGATAAATACGGCAAAACCACCGCCCAGGTTATTCTGCGCTGGGACCTGCAGCATGGCGTTATAACCATTCCTAAGTCTGTGAACGAACAGCGCATTATCGAGAATGCGTCCCTGTTCGACTTTGAGCTTTCTCAAGAAGATGTCGCGCGGATCGATGGCCTGAACCAGAATCTCCGTGTCGGTCCGGATCCTGACAATTTTAATTTCTAA